From one Streptomyces sp. R41 genomic stretch:
- a CDS encoding SpoIIE family protein phosphatase: MHGYGTGDEDGVTAAPGGLLDLLQVAAVVLDSDGRIVLWSPEAEQLLGYRADEALDHGADDLLVSPDNRQRARELFAQVRSGARWAGVFPLQHRDGTERSVEFRTMRLRDSHGQAHLLGLAADATTVRRVERELALSHSLVNQTPLGIAVFDTDLRWVGVNPAMERINGLPEEAVLGRRIREVLPSLDAETIESRMRLVLASGKSLLDQQTVGRTAAGTEDRAYSESYHRIEDAQGRVLGLAMAIIDVSERQQAAAEVAQAREHLSVIADAGVRIGTTLDLQQTARELADVAVPELADLAAVDVLEAVVAHGTTTAVTGDAHAEFRALAVSAGYLTDAIHAADPVGELATYSSTRIITQCVREARPILVERVDSGMMRRIARDSHAAQTLRTAGVHSYLAVPLVARGEVLGTLSLYRTINSRSFNEQDRILASELAARAAICVDNARLYGRERTAALTLQRSLLPAMPVDHEGLDIAVRYLPALSEVGGDWYDVLRLSRGRTGLIVGDVMGKGVQAAAIMGQLSTATRALARLDPSPAELLHHLDDIAGSLGDTIATCVYAVCDPRRGTCELSSAGHLPPVMIRPDRSAELLDVPGGVPLGVGGVPFGTMKQELPPGSLLALYTDGLVESRSQPIDVALESMTRILQGPQHSLERTSDMLLGTLRPDPDDDVALLLVRTLG; the protein is encoded by the coding sequence ATGCACGGGTATGGAACCGGGGACGAGGACGGGGTCACCGCCGCGCCGGGCGGCCTGCTCGACCTGTTGCAGGTCGCGGCCGTGGTGCTCGACAGCGACGGCCGCATCGTGTTGTGGAGTCCGGAAGCCGAACAACTGCTCGGATATCGGGCGGATGAGGCTCTTGACCACGGCGCCGACGACCTCCTGGTCTCGCCCGACAACCGGCAGCGGGCGCGCGAGCTGTTCGCGCAGGTCCGGTCCGGAGCCAGATGGGCGGGTGTCTTCCCCTTGCAGCACAGGGACGGCACGGAACGCTCGGTGGAGTTTCGCACCATGCGGCTGCGCGACAGCCACGGGCAGGCCCATCTTCTCGGCCTGGCGGCGGATGCCACCACGGTACGGCGCGTGGAGCGGGAGCTGGCACTGTCCCACAGCCTGGTCAATCAGACCCCGCTGGGCATCGCTGTCTTCGACACCGATCTGCGATGGGTGGGCGTCAATCCGGCCATGGAGCGGATCAACGGTCTGCCCGAGGAAGCGGTCCTGGGGCGCCGTATCCGGGAGGTGCTGCCGAGTCTGGACGCGGAGACCATCGAGTCGCGCATGCGGCTTGTCCTGGCCAGCGGAAAATCCCTGTTGGACCAGCAGACCGTCGGCAGGACGGCGGCCGGCACCGAAGACCGCGCGTACTCGGAGTCGTACCACCGCATCGAGGACGCCCAGGGCCGCGTCCTCGGACTGGCGATGGCCATCATCGACGTCTCCGAGCGGCAGCAGGCGGCTGCCGAGGTCGCCCAGGCCCGTGAGCACCTGTCCGTGATCGCGGACGCCGGTGTCCGTATCGGCACCACGTTGGATCTTCAGCAGACCGCTCGGGAACTGGCCGACGTCGCCGTACCGGAGCTTGCGGACCTGGCAGCCGTCGATGTGCTCGAGGCGGTGGTCGCCCACGGCACCACCACCGCGGTCACCGGAGACGCCCATGCCGAGTTCAGGGCGCTGGCCGTATCGGCCGGGTACCTCACGGACGCCATCCACGCCGCGGACCCGGTCGGTGAGCTGGCCACCTACAGCTCCACCCGGATCATCACCCAGTGTGTCCGGGAAGCCAGGCCGATCCTGGTGGAGCGCGTGGATTCCGGGATGATGCGACGCATCGCCAGGGACTCCCATGCCGCCCAGACCCTGCGTACGGCAGGCGTCCACTCCTACCTGGCCGTCCCGCTGGTGGCCCGGGGCGAAGTGCTGGGCACGCTCAGTCTGTACCGCACCATCAACTCCCGTTCGTTCAACGAACAGGACCGCATCCTCGCCTCGGAACTCGCAGCCCGCGCGGCGATCTGCGTGGACAACGCCCGGCTCTACGGACGCGAGCGCACGGCGGCGCTGACCCTCCAGCGCAGTCTGCTGCCGGCCATGCCCGTGGACCACGAGGGCCTCGACATCGCCGTCCGATATCTTCCGGCGTTGAGCGAGGTCGGCGGGGACTGGTACGACGTGCTGCGCCTGAGCCGGGGACGGACCGGTCTGATCGTCGGCGATGTGATGGGCAAGGGTGTCCAAGCCGCGGCCATCATGGGGCAGTTGAGCACCGCAACCCGCGCCCTGGCCCGTCTCGATCCGTCCCCCGCCGAACTGTTGCACCATCTCGACGACATCGCCGGCTCCCTCGGTGACACGATCGCCACCTGCGTCTATGCCGTGTGCGACCCCCGTCGGGGCACCTGCGAGCTGTCCAGCGCCGGTCACCTCCCGCCCGTCATGATCCGTCCCGACCGCAGTGCCGAACTCCTGGACGTGCCCGGCGGCGTACCCCTCGGCGTCGGCGGTGTGCCCTTCGGCACCATGAAGCAGGAACTGCCTCCGGGCTCCTTGCTCGCCCTCTACACCGACGGGCTGGTCGAGAGCCGGAGCCAGCCCATCGACGTCGCCCTGGAATCCATGACGAGGATCCTTCAAGGCCCGCAGCACTCCTTGGAGAGGACCAGCGACATGCTGCTCGGCACGTTGCGCCCCGATCCCGACGACGATGTGGCACTCCTGCTGGTTCGCACACTTGGCTGA